The Chryseobacterium indicum genome includes a window with the following:
- a CDS encoding 2-oxo acid dehydrogenase subunit E2: MAEVITMPRLSDTMTEGKVAKWHKKVGDKVKEGDILAEIETDKAVQDFESEMEGTLLYIGVEEGNAAAVDSVLAIIGNEGEDISGLTGGAAAPAQGGSEEKKTEEESKTENSSTSVEHTSAEVPAGVEVITMPRLSDTMTEGKVAKWHKNVGDTVKEGDLLAEIETDKAVQDFESEFNGVLLRQGVEEGGAAPVDSVLAIIGPEGTDVSGVGAPKAAASSSEKPAEQKTEAKAEEKAAPAADHSSTDRVAISPLAKKMAQDKGVDINSIQGSGENGRIVKKDIENYQPSAAKPAASASSVSPAAAQVALSFVQGEDTETPNSQVRNVIAKRLSESKFSAPHYYLMVEINMDKAIEARKEINSLPDTKISFNDMIIKATAVALRKHPQVNSSWAGDKIIHRGNINIGVAVAIPDGLVVPVLKNTDQMNYTQISAAVKDMASRAKNKGLKANEMEGSTFSISNLGMFGIETFTSIINQPNAAILSVGAIIEKPVVKNGQIVVGNIMKLSLACDHRVVDGATGAQFLQTLKTYLESPLTLLL; the protein is encoded by the coding sequence ATGGCAGAAGTAATTACAATGCCACGTCTTTCCGATACAATGACGGAAGGAAAAGTGGCAAAATGGCATAAAAAAGTAGGTGATAAAGTAAAGGAAGGTGATATCTTAGCTGAAATTGAAACAGATAAAGCGGTTCAGGATTTTGAATCTGAAATGGAAGGAACTCTTTTATATATCGGAGTGGAAGAAGGTAATGCAGCAGCGGTAGATTCTGTTCTGGCAATTATCGGTAATGAAGGAGAAGATATTTCAGGATTAACTGGCGGTGCAGCTGCTCCGGCTCAGGGTGGTTCTGAAGAGAAAAAAACAGAAGAAGAATCTAAAACTGAAAACAGTTCTACCAGTGTGGAACATACTTCTGCGGAAGTTCCTGCAGGTGTGGAAGTAATTACCATGCCAAGACTTTCGGATACAATGACGGAAGGTAAGGTAGCAAAATGGCATAAAAACGTTGGCGATACCGTAAAAGAAGGTGATCTTCTTGCTGAAATCGAGACAGATAAAGCCGTTCAGGATTTCGAATCTGAATTCAACGGAGTATTATTGAGGCAGGGTGTTGAAGAAGGAGGTGCTGCTCCGGTAGATTCAGTTTTGGCAATTATCGGACCTGAAGGAACAGATGTTTCAGGAGTTGGAGCTCCAAAAGCGGCTGCTTCATCATCAGAAAAACCGGCTGAACAAAAAACAGAGGCTAAAGCAGAAGAAAAAGCGGCACCGGCTGCGGATCATTCCTCTACAGACAGGGTTGCCATTTCTCCTTTAGCGAAGAAAATGGCTCAGGATAAAGGAGTAGATATCAACAGTATTCAGGGGTCCGGAGAAAACGGAAGAATCGTTAAAAAAGATATCGAAAATTATCAGCCTTCTGCTGCTAAACCAGCGGCTTCAGCTTCGTCTGTAAGTCCTGCTGCGGCTCAGGTTGCGCTAAGTTTCGTACAGGGTGAAGATACAGAAACTCCAAACTCACAGGTAAGAAACGTAATTGCAAAACGTCTTTCCGAAAGTAAATTCTCTGCGCCTCACTATTATCTGATGGTGGAAATCAACATGGATAAAGCTATCGAGGCAAGAAAAGAGATCAATTCTTTACCTGATACCAAAATTTCTTTCAATGATATGATTATTAAAGCGACTGCTGTTGCTTTAAGAAAACATCCACAGGTAAATTCAAGTTGGGCGGGAGATAAGATCATCCACAGAGGAAACATCAATATTGGGGTAGCAGTTGCAATTCCGGACGGATTGGTAGTTCCTGTTCTTAAGAATACAGACCAGATGAATTACACGCAGATTTCTGCTGCGGTAAAAGATATGGCTTCAAGAGCGAAAAACAAAGGTCTTAAAGCGAACGAAATGGAAGGTTCTACATTCTCTATCTCAAACCTGGGAATGTTTGGAATCGAAACATTTACAAGCATCATCAATCAGCCAAACGCTGCGATCCTTTCTGTAGGAGCCATCATCGAGAAACCTGTTGTGAAAAACGGACAAATCGTAGTTGGAAACATCATGAAGCTTTCATTGGCTTGCGATCACAGAGTCGTAGACGGTGCTACAGGAGCACAGTTCTTACAGACTTTAAAAACATATCTGGAAAGTCCTTTAACATTGTTACTGTAA
- the pdhA gene encoding pyruvate dehydrogenase (acetyl-transferring) E1 component subunit alpha, which produces MKEFSKEVYLKWYEDMTMWRRFEDKCRSLYLKQKIRGFLHLYNGQEAIPAGFTHAMDLTKDSMITAYRCHIHPMAMGVDPKRIMAELCGKATGTSGGMGGSMHIFSKEHRFYGGHGIVGGQIPLGAGIAFADKYFDRKAVNICFFGDGAARQGSLHETFNMAMNWKLPVIFVVENNQYAMGTSVKRTANHEDIYKLGLGYEMPCLAVDAMDPEKVAEAAYEAIERARRGDGPTFIEARTYRYRGHSMSDAEPYRSKDEVALHKNDDPIELIKQRILANSWATEEELEAMDNKSRDFVEECIEFMENSPYPDAEKIYEYVYAQEDYPFLDKLEN; this is translated from the coding sequence ATGAAAGAATTTTCTAAAGAGGTATACCTGAAGTGGTATGAAGATATGACAATGTGGAGAAGGTTTGAAGACAAATGCCGTTCTCTTTATCTAAAACAAAAAATCAGAGGTTTTTTACATTTGTATAACGGTCAGGAAGCGATCCCTGCAGGTTTTACGCATGCAATGGATTTAACTAAAGATAGTATGATCACTGCTTACAGATGCCATATCCATCCAATGGCTATGGGAGTGGATCCTAAAAGAATCATGGCGGAACTTTGTGGTAAAGCTACAGGTACTTCCGGAGGAATGGGCGGATCTATGCATATTTTCAGCAAAGAGCACAGATTTTACGGTGGTCACGGTATTGTAGGAGGTCAGATTCCTTTGGGAGCAGGTATTGCTTTTGCAGACAAATACTTCGACAGAAAAGCGGTGAATATCTGTTTCTTCGGAGATGGAGCGGCTAGACAGGGTTCATTACATGAAACGTTTAACATGGCGATGAACTGGAAGCTTCCGGTAATTTTCGTTGTAGAAAATAATCAGTACGCGATGGGAACTTCTGTTAAAAGAACAGCAAACCACGAAGATATTTATAAATTAGGATTAGGTTACGAAATGCCTTGTCTTGCAGTAGATGCAATGGATCCTGAAAAAGTGGCTGAAGCGGCTTATGAAGCAATTGAAAGAGCAAGAAGAGGAGACGGACCTACTTTTATTGAAGCAAGAACATACCGTTACAGAGGACACTCTATGTCTGATGCAGAACCATACAGATCTAAAGATGAAGTTGCGCTTCACAAAAATGATGATCCTATCGAGTTGATTAAGCAGAGAATTTTGGCTAACAGCTGGGCAACAGAAGAGGAATTGGAAGCGATGGATAACAAATCCAGAGATTTCGTGGAAGAGTGCATAGAATTCATGGAAAATTCCCCTTATCCTGATGCAGAGAAAATCTACGAGTATGTATATGCTCAGGAAGACTATCCGTTCTTAGATAAATTAGAAAACTAA
- a CDS encoding phosphatase PAP2 family protein yields the protein MEEKQPSLLHKISRVISDFFNPLLSLFIFFVYMSFLKYTLKESILSFLPILIIVIAPVIIWLIWNVKTGRYTNMDVSNRVQRKTLYIFIGVCVVSYIAYHYFRNGQIDFVMLFILILLFALQISNYFIKSSMHTAFNIFVAALFFALNTTMGIIWLGIATLVGITRIILKRHTPKEVFMGAGIAFIVSFLYLYCHIQFQQ from the coding sequence ATGGAAGAGAAACAGCCTTCATTATTGCATAAAATATCAAGAGTTATTTCAGATTTTTTTAATCCTCTGTTGTCTTTATTTATATTTTTCGTCTACATGAGTTTTCTGAAATACACTCTTAAAGAATCCATTCTATCATTCCTTCCTATATTAATAATAGTTATTGCTCCCGTCATTATCTGGCTAATCTGGAATGTAAAAACGGGCAGATATACCAATATGGATGTTTCCAACAGAGTTCAGAGGAAAACCTTATACATTTTTATTGGAGTTTGTGTAGTTTCCTATATAGCTTATCATTACTTCAGAAACGGACAGATCGATTTTGTTATGCTTTTTATTCTGATATTGCTTTTCGCACTGCAGATCAGCAACTATTTCATAAAAAGCTCGATGCATACAGCATTTAATATATTTGTAGCCGCTTTATTTTTTGCACTGAATACCACAATGGGAATCATTTGGTTAGGCATTGCAACACTCGTAGGAATTACACGAATTATCCTGAAAAGACACACTCCAAAAGAGGTGTTTATGGGAGCCGGAATTGCTTTTATAGTATCTTTTCTTTACCTTTATTGCCATATTCAGTTTCAACAATAA